CCCCGGCGCCACCGGTGATCCCCACGTTGCGCAGAAAGCTGCGGCGGCTGGCGCCGGCGGTCACGGGCGAGGTGTGCGAGGTGGTCGACGCGTCTGTCATATCCCGGCTCCCGTTCGGATCTTGAGGTTGCCGGGGATCCTGGCAAGGGCGTGTTACGGCCCATCAGCTATTCATGTATCCCGCACGTTTCTCTCCGTTCACCATCCCGGCCGAACATTGGTCCAGACCTTGACATGGCCATCACCGCTCCCTAGCGTCACTGGGCAGCACGTTCAGACACTCGCTCTTCATTCACGTACGAGAACGTCTCGAACCCTTCGACGGGAAGGCACCCCCATGCGCACCCGCACCCCCCTCACCACCCTGCTGGTCACCGCCCTCGCCACCGGCGGACTGGCCCTGGCCACGGCCGGGCCGGCGGAGGCCGCCGTCATCGAGGTGACCACGGCGGCCCAGCTCAAGTCGGCGCTCCTCGCCGCGGCCCCCGGCGACACGATCCGGCTCGCCGACGGGACGTACACCGGCAACTTCAAGGCGACCACCCCGGGCACCTCCGCGGCCCGGATCACCCTCACCGGCTCCAGCAGGGCGGTCCTCACCGCGGGCGGCGGCTACGGGCTGCACCTCAACGGCGCCTCCTACTGGACCGTCCAGGGTGTCACCGTCACCGGCGGGCAGAAGGGCATCATGACCGACGCGGCCAACGGCGTCGTCATCGACTCGGTGACCGTGCACGACCTGGACATGGAGGGCGTCCACTTCCGCACGTCCAGCCGGAACGGGATTCTCAGGAACTCCCGCATCTACGACACCGGGCACGACGGCCGCGGCATGGGCGAGGGCGTGTACGTCGGCTCGGCCGGGGACCTCACCGACCGCAGCGACCAGGCACAGATCCTGAACAACGTGATCGGCCCGGGGGTCGGCGGCGAGAACATCGACATCAAGGAAGGCACCACCGGAGCCAGGATCATCGGCAACACCTTCGACGGCAGCGGTCTGACCGGCGCCAACTACGACGACTCATGGGTCGACGTGAAGGGCAACGACGTCCTGGTCGAGGGCAACAGGGGTTCCCGTACGACCAACAACGGCTACGAGACGCACACCCAGCAGAGCGGCTGGGGCTGCGGCACCGTCTTCCGCGGCAACGTCTCGGACCTCACCGGCGCCGTCGGCGACAAGCAGCTCGCCGTCAACGTCACCAACAGCTCGTCGAGCTGCCGGACCACCGTGTACAGCAGCAACACCGTCACCGGCGGCAAGGGGCTGACGAACATCGCCGTCACCCCGTAACCCACCGGGGCGCGGACGCGAGTGAGGCCCGCCCCCCGAAGGGAGCGGGCCTCACTTACTGCTCTACAGCTACTGCCGATGAGCGACCGGGGTCAGAGCGTCAGCTCTGGCCGCCCGCCAGCTTCTCGCGCAGCGCGGCCAGTGCCTCGTCCGACGCCAGGGCGCCGGAGTTGTCATCGGACTCCGAGGAGTACGAGCCGCCGCCACCGCTGCCGCCCGAGGCAGCCGGAGCGCTGCCGGCCGGGGCAGCAGCGCCCTCGGCAGCAGCGGCCTCGTCGGCCTCGCGGGACTTGATGACCTGAGCCTGGTGCTGCTCGAAGCGCTGCTGCGCCTCGGCGTACTGGGTCTCCCACACCTCGCGCTGAGCCTCGAAGCCCTCGAGCCAGTCGTTGGTCTCGGGGTCGAAGCCCTCGGGGTAGATGTAGTTGCCCTGGTCGTCGTACGACGCGGCCATGCCGTACAGCGTCGGGTCGAACTCGACCGAGGCCGGGTCGCCACCGAAGGACTCGTTGGCCTGCTTCAGCGAGAGGCTGATGCGACGACGCTCGAGGTCGATGTCGATGACCTTGACGAAGATCTCGTCGTTGACCTGGACGACCTGCTCCGGGATCTCCACGTGGCGCTCGGCCAGCTCGGAGATGTGGACCAGACCCTCGATGCCCTCGTCGACGCGCACGAACGCACCGAACGGAACGAGCTTCGTGACCTTACCCGGGACGACCTGACCGATCTGGTGCGTCCGGGCGAACTGCTGCCACGGGTCTTCCTGCGTCGCCTTGAGCGACAGGGAGACGCGCTCGCGGTCCATGTCGACGTCGAGGACCTCGACGGTGACTTCCTGGCCGACCTCGACAACCTCGGAGGGGTGGTCGATGTGCTTCCAGGACAGCTCGGAGACGTGCACGAGACCGTCGACGCCACCCAGGTCCACGAAGGCACCGAAGTTGACGATCGAGGAGACGACGCCGGAGCGGACCTGACCCTTCTGCAGGGTCGTGAGGAACGTCTGGCGAACCTCGGACTGGGTCTGCTCGAGCCAGGCGCGGCGGGACAGGACCACGTTGTTGCGGTTCTTGTCCAGCTCGATGATCTTGGCCTCGAGCTCCTTGCCCACGTAGGGCTGGAGGTCGCGGACACGACGCATCTCGACGAGGGAGGCCGGCAGGAAGCCACGGAGGCCGATGTCGAGGATGAGACCACCCTTGACGACCTCGATGACGGTACCGGTGACGATGCCGTCTTCTTCCTTGATCTTCTCGATGGTGCCCCAGGCACGCTCGTACTGAGCGCGCTTCTTCGAGAGGATCAGGCGGCCTTCCTTGTCCTCCTTCTGGAGAACCAGGGCCTCGATCTCGTCGCCGACCTTGACGACCTCGTTCGGGTCGACGTCGTGCTTGATCGAGAGCTCGCGGCTCGGGATGACACCTTCGGTCTTGTAACCGATGTCGAGGAGAACCTCGTCCCGGTCAACCTTGACGATGACTCCGTCAACGATGTCGCCGTCGTTGAAGTACTTGATCGTCTCGTCGATCGCCGCGAGGAACGCGTCCGCGTCGCCGATGTCGTTGACCGCAACCTGCGGAGTGGTGGCGGTGGTCTCGGTGCTGCTCGTCATGTGGGAAAGGGCTCCGGTACGGACAGTGAGTCGTAGGTACTGCTACGCCGTAAGCCCGTATCGCCATCTGAAGAAGCCGGACAGCCTGGAAAGCGACCAACCCGTTGTGCGGGCGCCGCCTCGACAACCGAGGGGACATGCAACAGACGCGAGCGCGGCCTGCTAGGTCTGAGGCGCGCAGGCTCGCAGCGCAACTTGTAGCATACGGGGGCAGCCGGACAGGGTCAATGCGCGAAGCCGCACACCCGGGGCACAAGGCCCCATTTCCGGCACAACTCATGTTCCCCGAGGCCACATCGGCCACGGCAATGTCTCGCAGGCACGCGCCCGTACTCACGGGTACCCACGCAGGTGGACACCGCGTGCTTGCGGGTGAAGGCAAACTACAACGACGGGCACGATGAGCCAAGAGATCCACGGGACAGAGCCGGAAGCAACGCGCCGGAACGCCGGAGAATCGGAAAGCAGCCGGGCAAGTCGCGGCTGGTGGGACCGGAACGCCGACGAGTACCAGAGCGACCACGGGGCCTTCCTCGGGGACGACCGCTTCGTCTGGGGCCCCGAAGGACTCGACGAGGCCGACGCGGCGCTGCTGGGGCCCGCCGCCTCGCTGGACGGCCTGGACGTCCTGGAGATCGGCGCCGGCGCCGCCCAGTGCTCGCGCTGGCTCGCCGCCCAGGGTGCGCGCCCGGTGGCCCTGGACCTCTCGCACCGCCAGCTCCAGCACGCGCTGCGGATCGGCGAGGGCATCCCGCTGGTCGAGGCGGACGCGGGGAAGCTGCCGTTCCGGGACGACTCCTTCGACCTGGCCTGCTCCGCCTACGGCGCGGTGCCGTTCGTCGCCGATCCCGTGCAGGTGTTCCGGGAGGTCCACAGGGTCCTGCGGCCAGGCGGCCGGTGGGTGTTCTCCGTGACCCACCCGATCCGCTGGGCGTTCCCGGACGAGCCGGGGCCGGAGGGGCTCTCGGTCGCCGCCTCGTACTTCGACCGCGTCCCCTACGTCGAGCAGGACGAGCAGGGCGACGCCGTGTACGTCGAGCACCACAGGACGCTCGGCGACCGGGTACGCGACGTGGTGGCCGGCGGTTTCCGCCTGGTCGATCTCGTCGAGCCGGAGTGGCCCGCGTGGAACAACCAGGAGTGGGGCGGCTGGTCCCCGCTGCGCGGCAACCTCATCCCCGGGACGGCGATCTTCGTCTGCGTACGGGACTAGGGACTGTCCGACGACAGGCGCTTGAGCGGGAGCAGGCGTCCGGGCGGGCGGCGCGGCGTACGAGACTGGGGGCGTGATCCGTACCGACGCCCTGGACCAGTTGCCCGTACGCACCGCTCTGCCCGCCCTGGAGCGGGCGCTCGACGAACGGGGTGTCGCCGTGCTCTGCGCGCCTCCCGGGACCGGCAAGACGACGCTCGTGCCGCTCGTACTGGCCGGGCTGACCGGCACCGGTCCGGTGCGGCGGGTCGTGGTCGCCGAGCCCCGGCGGATCGCGGCGCGGGCCGCGGCACGGCGGATGGCCTGGCTGCTCGGGGAGCAGCCCGGCGGGCGCGTGGGATTCACCGTCCGCGGGGAGCGGGTGGCGGGGCGCGACACGGTGGTGGAGGTCGTGACCACCGGGGTGCTCCTCCAGCGGCTCCAGCGCGACCAGGAACTGGCCGGGGTCGACGTGGTGATCATCGACGAGTGCCACGAACGGCATCTGGACGCGGACACGGTCGCCGCGTTCCTGCTCGACGTACGGGCGGCGCTGCGGCCGGACCTGCGGCTGGTGGCCGCGTCGGCCACGACGGACGCGGAGGGCTGGGCACGGCTGCTGGGCGATGCCCCGGTCGTGGAGGCGCAGGGGGTGTCGCACCCGGTCGAGGTGGTGTGGGCGCCGCCGGCCCGCCCGGTGAAGCCGCCGCACGGGATGAGGGTCGATCCCGCGCTGCTGACGCACGTCGCCTCGGTGGTGCGCCGGGCGCTCGCGGAGCGGGACGGGGACGTGCTGTGTTTTCTGCCGGGCGTCGGTGAGATCGGGAGGGTGGCGGGACAGCTCGCCGGGGTGGGCGCCGAGGTGCTCCAGGTGCACGGGCGGGCTCCGGCCGCGGTGCAGGACGCGGTGCTCGCGGGTTCCTCCGACGGCCGGCGGGTGGTGCTGGCGACCTCGGTCGCGGAGTCGTCGCTGACGGTTCCCGGGGTGCGGGTCGTCGTCGACTCGGGGCTGGCCAGGGAGCCGCGTACCGACCATGCGCGGGGTCTGAGCGCGCTGACGACCGTGCGGGCCTCCCAGGCCGCGGGCCGGCAGCGGGCGGGACGGGCCGGGCGGGAGGCGCCGGGGGCGGTGTACCGGTGCTGGGAGCAGGCGGAGGACGGGCGGCTCGCACGGTTCCCGTCGCCGGAGATCAAGGTCGCCGATCTGGCGGCGTTCGCGCTCCAGGCGGCGTGCTGGGGCGATCCGGACGCCTCGGGGCTCGCGCTGCTCGATCCGCCGCCCGCCGGGGCGATGGGCGCGGCCCGGGAGGTGCTGACGGCGGTGGGGGCCGTGGACGCGGCGGGGCGGGTGACGGACCGGGGCGTACGGATGTCCCGGCTCGGGCTGCATCCCCGGCTGGCGCGGGCCCTGCTGGACGGTGCCGCCGAGGTGGGCGGGCGCCGGGCGGCGGAGGTGGTGGCGCTGCTGAGCGAGGAGCCGCCCCGGGAGTACGGGGACGATCTCGCGGCGGCGCTGCGTACCGCGCGCCGGGGGCAGGACGGCTACGCGGCGCGCTGGCGGCAGGAGGTACGGCGGCTGTCGTCCTCGCTGGGCTCACCCAAGGGGGAGGGCCACGGATCGGACGACGCGGCCACCGGTCTGGTGGCGGCTCTGGCGTTCCCGGAACGGGTGGCACGGGCGCGGGGCGAGGGCACGTTCCTGATGGCGTCGGGGACGGGGGCCGAGCTCCGGGACGGTTCGCGGCTGCGCAGCGCGCCATGGCTGGCGGTCGCGGTCGCGGACCGGCCGGCGCATTCGGCGTCCGCCCGGGTGCGGCTGGCCGCCGTCGTCGACGAGGAGACGGCGCGGCTGGCGGCCGGACATCTGCGGTTCTCGGGCGAGGAGGTGCACTGGACGGACGGCGACGTCGTGGCCCGTTCCGTGGAGCGGCTCGGGGCAGTCGAACTGTCGGTGCGCGCGCTGAAGCAGCCGAAGCCGGAGCTGGTGCGCGGGGCGCTGCTGGAGGGGCTGCGGCGCGAGGGCACCTCGCTGCTGCGGTGGAGCCGGGACAGCGAGCAGCTGCGGTCGCGGCT
The Streptomyces sp. NBC_00234 DNA segment above includes these coding regions:
- a CDS encoding right-handed parallel beta-helix repeat-containing protein — its product is MRTRTPLTTLLVTALATGGLALATAGPAEAAVIEVTTAAQLKSALLAAAPGDTIRLADGTYTGNFKATTPGTSAARITLTGSSRAVLTAGGGYGLHLNGASYWTVQGVTVTGGQKGIMTDAANGVVIDSVTVHDLDMEGVHFRTSSRNGILRNSRIYDTGHDGRGMGEGVYVGSAGDLTDRSDQAQILNNVIGPGVGGENIDIKEGTTGARIIGNTFDGSGLTGANYDDSWVDVKGNDVLVEGNRGSRTTNNGYETHTQQSGWGCGTVFRGNVSDLTGAVGDKQLAVNVTNSSSSCRTTVYSSNTVTGGKGLTNIAVTP
- the rpsA gene encoding 30S ribosomal protein S1, with the translated sequence MTSSTETTATTPQVAVNDIGDADAFLAAIDETIKYFNDGDIVDGVIVKVDRDEVLLDIGYKTEGVIPSRELSIKHDVDPNEVVKVGDEIEALVLQKEDKEGRLILSKKRAQYERAWGTIEKIKEEDGIVTGTVIEVVKGGLILDIGLRGFLPASLVEMRRVRDLQPYVGKELEAKIIELDKNRNNVVLSRRAWLEQTQSEVRQTFLTTLQKGQVRSGVVSSIVNFGAFVDLGGVDGLVHVSELSWKHIDHPSEVVEVGQEVTVEVLDVDMDRERVSLSLKATQEDPWQQFARTHQIGQVVPGKVTKLVPFGAFVRVDEGIEGLVHISELAERHVEIPEQVVQVNDEIFVKVIDIDLERRRISLSLKQANESFGGDPASVEFDPTLYGMAASYDDQGNYIYPEGFDPETNDWLEGFEAQREVWETQYAEAQQRFEQHQAQVIKSREADEAAAAEGAAAPAGSAPAASGGSGGGGSYSSESDDNSGALASDEALAALREKLAGGQS
- a CDS encoding class I SAM-dependent methyltransferase; its protein translation is MSQEIHGTEPEATRRNAGESESSRASRGWWDRNADEYQSDHGAFLGDDRFVWGPEGLDEADAALLGPAASLDGLDVLEIGAGAAQCSRWLAAQGARPVALDLSHRQLQHALRIGEGIPLVEADAGKLPFRDDSFDLACSAYGAVPFVADPVQVFREVHRVLRPGGRWVFSVTHPIRWAFPDEPGPEGLSVAASYFDRVPYVEQDEQGDAVYVEHHRTLGDRVRDVVAGGFRLVDLVEPEWPAWNNQEWGGWSPLRGNLIPGTAIFVCVRD
- the hrpB gene encoding ATP-dependent helicase HrpB; protein product: MIRTDALDQLPVRTALPALERALDERGVAVLCAPPGTGKTTLVPLVLAGLTGTGPVRRVVVAEPRRIAARAAARRMAWLLGEQPGGRVGFTVRGERVAGRDTVVEVVTTGVLLQRLQRDQELAGVDVVIIDECHERHLDADTVAAFLLDVRAALRPDLRLVAASATTDAEGWARLLGDAPVVEAQGVSHPVEVVWAPPARPVKPPHGMRVDPALLTHVASVVRRALAERDGDVLCFLPGVGEIGRVAGQLAGVGAEVLQVHGRAPAAVQDAVLAGSSDGRRVVLATSVAESSLTVPGVRVVVDSGLAREPRTDHARGLSALTTVRASQAAGRQRAGRAGREAPGAVYRCWEQAEDGRLARFPSPEIKVADLAAFALQAACWGDPDASGLALLDPPPAGAMGAAREVLTAVGAVDAAGRVTDRGVRMSRLGLHPRLARALLDGAAEVGGRRAAEVVALLSEEPPREYGDDLAAALRTARRGQDGYAARWRQEVRRLSSSLGSPKGEGHGSDDAATGLVAALAFPERVARARGEGTFLMASGTGAELRDGSRLRSAPWLAVAVADRPAHSASARVRLAAVVDEETARLAAGHLRFSGEEVHWTDGDVVARSVERLGAVELSVRALKQPKPELVRGALLEGLRREGTSLLRWSRDSEQLRSRLAFLHRELGAPWPDVSDDALLARTEEWLEPELSRARRRADLARIDAGQAVRRLLPWATGEAARLDELAPERIEVPSGSRVRVEYGGAQPVLAVKLQELFGLRETPRVAGVPVLVHLLSPAGRPAAVTADLASFWREGYKAVRAELRGRYPKHPWPEDPTTVEATRFTTARLRRD